A genomic region of Thermodesulfobium narugense DSM 14796 contains the following coding sequences:
- a CDS encoding sensor domain-containing diguanylate cyclase, with amino-acid sequence MPKIKKFILLNIIILLGYLLLSWIPSILFSGISPFWPPDALAVFSVLIWKEYPLLGIFLGLYFANILFFNWGINFSFFVAFADTFALLISLLIMKRLRFDFSDVFKDVKNFLIFAVFLSIIKPLVSSLCVSYIFLICEKILYSDLLSFIENWFISEFATIISITPFLYLLWIKRKNLKNVFKSKKDFVEFFILTFLTLVLWHFCFMSPNLDNGIRIGLLFVVILPTVWSVFSLDFLITYFLIALVFLLMFYATVFGFGPYYFLMKGSPIFDAEVFSCAMSFAVLLFSVLKNQIERGQAFNNAMVEHTLAGIVVVKNRVILSVNKRFLEMLGYKNMSDLVGKSSKILYFDDDHFERIGKLYEELTTKKTAQLRDVKLLRADGGYLICDISGGAINEKENLMNAVTVWTFFDVTERYQMQREKEHEYVNQLKKLSRINTLRASVNKIILSTESEKDLFQSVCDLTLYYTRMLFSYIAHPDREDKIVFFARSGNADFLERIDFSVDLEESIIKNVMSYVWNEKKPAYIQSYEEFDVSKGIKEKLLALGVRSVAGLPIYFHEKLYAIFVLASDEINYFDSELKDVLEDLARDISNGLERIELLQTERNLMVIQEALLENTLAGVLMTREENIINVNSRALNIFEYHSINNLMGKSMEILFSSANDYEKLKKVYFDAKDYKKAFINNVKMITQNKKEIYCDIGLRLVKIRDEELAIWTLIDVTDRFNLEIKLHDQARNDPLTNLPNRRALMEDLQYVVARAKRNKNMFAVCMIDLDDFKVVNDTFGHSMGDKLLKEFANRLRLNLRSSDLVTRIGGDEFIVVIEELTGEEYINQLESAFSRMHLAIEEEFELIPGKSVKIGMSLGASIYPIDSTKPDELIRKADVAMYQIKQQKNNRVNWWQIGVK; translated from the coding sequence ATGCCAAAAATTAAAAAATTTATTTTATTAAATATTATCATACTCTTAGGTTATCTATTGCTTTCATGGATACCTTCTATTTTGTTTTCTGGCATCTCCCCTTTCTGGCCACCGGATGCCCTTGCAGTTTTTTCAGTGCTCATATGGAAAGAGTACCCCCTTCTTGGCATATTTTTGGGATTATATTTTGCTAATATATTGTTTTTTAATTGGGGGATAAATTTTTCATTTTTTGTAGCTTTTGCAGATACTTTTGCACTTTTGATTAGTCTTCTTATTATGAAAAGATTAAGATTTGATTTTAGCGATGTATTCAAGGATGTTAAAAATTTCCTGATTTTTGCAGTTTTTTTATCCATCATTAAACCGCTTGTTTCTTCTTTATGCGTTTCATATATCTTTCTAATCTGCGAAAAGATTCTTTATAGTGATTTATTAAGTTTTATAGAGAACTGGTTTATATCAGAATTTGCTACCATCATATCCATTACACCCTTTCTTTATTTGCTCTGGATTAAGCGGAAAAATTTAAAAAACGTATTTAAATCAAAGAAAGACTTTGTAGAATTTTTTATACTTACTTTTCTAACTCTTGTTCTTTGGCACTTTTGCTTTATGTCACCAAATTTAGATAATGGCATAAGAATAGGACTCTTATTTGTTGTAATTTTGCCAACTGTATGGTCTGTGTTCAGTCTTGATTTTCTTATTACATATTTTCTCATTGCTTTAGTATTTTTGTTAATGTTTTATGCGACTGTGTTTGGGTTTGGACCATATTATTTTCTTATGAAAGGAAGCCCTATTTTTGATGCTGAAGTTTTTTCTTGTGCAATGAGTTTTGCTGTATTACTATTTTCTGTTTTAAAGAATCAAATAGAAAGAGGACAGGCTTTCAATAACGCAATGGTAGAGCACACCCTTGCTGGGATAGTTGTAGTGAAAAATAGAGTAATTTTATCAGTTAACAAGAGATTTTTAGAGATGCTTGGATATAAAAATATGAGCGATCTTGTTGGAAAAAGTTCCAAGATATTGTATTTTGACGATGATCATTTTGAAAGGATAGGAAAACTTTATGAGGAACTTACTACTAAAAAGACTGCTCAGTTAAGAGACGTTAAACTTTTAAGGGCTGATGGGGGGTATTTAATTTGTGATATTTCTGGTGGAGCTATAAACGAAAAAGAAAATCTAATGAATGCAGTTACTGTATGGACCTTTTTTGACGTTACTGAAAGGTATCAGATGCAAAGGGAAAAAGAACATGAATATGTAAATCAGTTAAAGAAGTTATCGAGAATTAATACTCTTAGAGCAAGTGTGAATAAAATAATCTTAAGCACGGAGTCTGAGAAAGACCTTTTTCAATCTGTATGTGATCTTACTCTTTATTATACAAGAATGCTTTTTTCTTATATAGCACATCCAGATCGAGAAGACAAAATAGTTTTTTTTGCAAGGTCAGGAAATGCTGATTTTTTAGAGAGAATTGATTTTAGCGTAGATTTAGAAGAGAGCATAATTAAAAACGTAATGTCTTATGTTTGGAACGAAAAAAAGCCTGCCTATATACAATCTTATGAAGAATTTGATGTGTCTAAAGGCATAAAAGAAAAGCTTTTAGCTTTAGGGGTTAGGTCTGTGGCCGGTCTGCCAATATATTTTCATGAGAAGTTGTATGCTATTTTTGTTTTAGCAAGTGATGAAATTAATTATTTTGATTCAGAACTAAAAGATGTTTTAGAAGATTTAGCAAGAGATATTTCTAATGGTTTAGAAAGAATTGAACTTTTGCAAACTGAACGAAATCTTATGGTTATTCAGGAAGCCCTTCTTGAGAACACATTGGCTGGAGTTTTAATGACTAGAGAAGAAAACATAATTAACGTAAATTCAAGGGCTTTAAACATTTTTGAGTATCATTCGATTAATAATTTAATGGGAAAATCTATGGAAATCTTGTTTTCTTCTGCAAACGATTATGAAAAGCTAAAGAAAGTTTATTTTGATGCGAAAGACTATAAAAAGGCATTTATAAATAATGTAAAGATGATAACGCAGAATAAAAAAGAGATTTACTGCGACATAGGACTTCGTCTTGTAAAAATAAGAGATGAAGAATTAGCCATCTGGACACTTATTGACGTTACAGATAGATTTAATTTGGAGATTAAGCTGCACGATCAGGCGAGAAATGATCCTCTTACAAATCTGCCAAATAGAAGAGCTTTAATGGAAGATTTACAATATGTTGTGGCAAGAGCGAAAAGAAATAAAAATATGTTTGCAGTTTGCATGATAGATCTTGACGATTTCAAAGTTGTAAACGATACTTTTGGCCACAGCATGGGAGACAAACTTCTTAAAGAATTTGCAAATAGGCTTCGACTAAATCTTAGATCTAGTGACCTGGTGACAAGGATTGGCGGAGACGAATTTATAGTTGTAATAGAAGAGCTTACTGGCGAAGAATATATAAATCAACTAGAGAGCGCTTTTAGTAGGATGCATCTTGCAATTGAAGAAGAGTTCGAATTAATACCTGGAAAAAGTGTAAAAATTGGAATGTCACTTGGAGCATCAATTTACCCGATTGATTCGACTAAACCAGACGAATTAATTAGAAAGGCTGATGTTGCAATGTATCAAATAAAACAACAAAAAAATAATAGAGTAAATTGGTGGCAAATAGGAGTAAAATAG
- the hypF gene encoding carbamoyltransferase HypF — MLKHVFVRVEGIVQGVGFRPFIYRLAKELSLNGYCLNDTEGVTIEVEGEEEKLDKFLIAIKNDFPPLAVVNSIRSEKREMVGYKDFVIEKSKQTDKKTTFISPDTNICDDCLRELFDKNDRRFHYPFITCTNCGPRFSIIYDIPYDRKNTTMNHFELCPECKKEYLDPLDRRFHTQPTACPLCGPSVYLYDKDKNLIKEKVDDVVQETYNLLMKGKIIAIKGVGGFHLAVDAKNDEAVLELRKRKRRPFKPFALMANIETIKDFLYTTKKELELLTSRARPIVLLKQKEIALEKISKYIAPHLTYIGIMLPYTPFQYLLFDKGKSMVLVMTSANLSDEPIVYKDDVAFEKLCNIADYFVTYNREIAIQSDDSVMFVLNEKEFFIRRSRGFVPVPFFTKKFNKHIFAAGADLKSSFALSKDNVIFLSQYLGDLESVDTYNVFKNTLKHFEKVFDIKPEIFISDMHPNYFTTRLTNEISNNSQRFFIQHHHAHVAAVMEEHGIEDEVIGVAFDGTGYGLDSKIWGSEFLLANRKEFKRAAHFSYFKLPGSEKAIKEVYRIGLSLLYDLGLNNKEVTKYINFDNKENIEIVLNMLKRNINCPLSCSIGRLFDGIAAILGVSSVVSTEAEAAQKLEELALVGKKIYPLKIELDLSGEIEVPVKEIVKNILELKEKGVPVEDIALSFHNAVSEISVNCVQAIYDKYKVKKVVLCGGSFVNKILLKRIWEVLELFGFEVFLPHRVPLNDSSIALGQICVGKELIK; from the coding sequence ATGCTAAAACATGTCTTTGTAAGAGTAGAAGGAATAGTTCAAGGAGTTGGTTTTAGGCCCTTCATATATAGACTTGCTAAAGAACTATCTTTAAATGGTTATTGTTTGAACGATACCGAAGGTGTAACTATTGAGGTTGAGGGGGAAGAAGAAAAACTCGATAAATTTTTGATAGCGATAAAAAACGACTTTCCTCCTCTAGCAGTAGTAAACAGCATTCGTTCAGAAAAGAGAGAAATGGTAGGATATAAAGATTTTGTTATTGAAAAGAGCAAACAAACTGACAAAAAGACGACTTTTATATCTCCTGATACAAATATATGTGATGATTGCCTTAGAGAGTTATTCGATAAAAACGATAGAAGATTTCACTATCCTTTTATAACCTGCACAAACTGTGGACCTAGATTTAGCATTATATATGACATACCCTATGACAGAAAAAATACTACAATGAACCATTTTGAACTTTGTCCTGAATGTAAAAAAGAATATCTTGATCCGCTTGACAGAAGATTTCATACCCAACCTACTGCATGTCCTTTGTGTGGTCCTAGCGTTTATTTATATGATAAAGACAAAAACCTGATTAAAGAGAAAGTTGACGATGTAGTACAAGAGACCTATAATCTCTTGATGAAAGGAAAAATAATTGCAATTAAGGGTGTAGGGGGATTTCACCTTGCTGTTGATGCAAAAAATGACGAAGCTGTGTTAGAACTAAGAAAGAGAAAAAGAAGACCATTTAAGCCATTTGCTCTCATGGCAAATATTGAGACTATTAAAGATTTTTTATATACAACAAAAAAGGAACTAGAACTTCTAACCTCACGAGCAAGACCTATAGTTTTATTGAAACAAAAAGAAATTGCTTTAGAAAAGATCAGCAAATATATTGCACCACATCTAACCTATATTGGAATAATGCTTCCTTATACTCCATTTCAGTATTTACTTTTTGATAAAGGCAAATCTATGGTTCTAGTTATGACAAGTGCAAATTTGTCTGATGAACCAATAGTCTATAAAGATGACGTTGCTTTTGAAAAACTTTGTAATATTGCTGACTACTTCGTCACGTACAATAGAGAAATTGCAATCCAAAGTGATGACAGCGTAATGTTTGTCTTAAATGAAAAGGAATTCTTTATTAGACGTTCGAGAGGTTTCGTTCCAGTGCCTTTTTTTACAAAAAAATTTAATAAACATATTTTTGCAGCAGGAGCTGATCTAAAGAGCAGTTTTGCGCTATCTAAAGACAATGTAATTTTTTTGAGCCAGTATCTTGGAGACCTTGAATCTGTAGATACTTACAACGTTTTTAAAAATACCCTAAAACACTTTGAGAAAGTTTTCGATATAAAACCCGAAATCTTCATTTCTGATATGCACCCAAATTATTTTACAACGAGGCTTACTAATGAGATATCTAATAATTCACAAAGGTTTTTTATTCAACATCATCATGCACATGTTGCAGCTGTGATGGAAGAACATGGTATAGAGGATGAGGTTATTGGGGTTGCATTTGATGGAACAGGATATGGTTTAGATTCTAAAATATGGGGTAGTGAGTTTTTGCTTGCTAACAGGAAAGAGTTTAAAAGAGCTGCTCACTTTTCATACTTTAAGCTGCCAGGATCCGAGAAGGCAATTAAAGAAGTATATAGAATAGGCCTCTCTTTACTCTATGATTTAGGGTTGAATAACAAAGAAGTGACGAAATATATAAATTTTGATAATAAAGAGAATATAGAAATTGTCTTAAACATGTTAAAAAGGAATATAAATTGTCCGCTAAGTTGTAGTATTGGAAGGCTTTTTGATGGTATCGCTGCAATATTGGGAGTTTCAAGCGTAGTCAGTACAGAAGCTGAAGCAGCACAAAAATTGGAAGAATTAGCCTTAGTTGGGAAGAAGATATATCCGTTAAAAATAGAGCTTGATTTGTCAGGTGAAATTGAAGTCCCTGTAAAGGAAATAGTTAAAAATATTTTGGAGTTAAAAGAAAAAGGTGTGCCTGTCGAAGATATTGCTTTATCCTTTCACAACGCTGTTTCAGAAATTAGCGTAAATTGTGTCCAGGCTATCTATGATAAATACAAAGTCAAAAAAGTTGTTTTATGTGGTGGGTCATTTGTAAATAAAATTTTGTTGAAAAGGATTTGGGAAGTTTTAGAGCTTTTTGGTTTTGAGGTTTTTTTACCCCATAGAGTTCCTTTAAACGATTCGTCTATTGCACTTGGTCAGATATGTGTTGGAAAAGAGTTAATAAAGTAA
- a CDS encoding APC family permease, with protein sequence MKSKLKKELNLLDLTMLGLGGIVGSGWLFASQKAANLAGPAAVFAWVIGGICVFFIALVYAELSGMLPESGSLIRYPQYTHGNFVSYALAVALIIGDSSVIAIEALATVQFASSYLPFLYNNHQVTFVGWLFTMGVIVIYFLLNYWSIRIAGKTNTIITIFKFFTPTATVLVLFTCFNPANLTQHGGFAPFGFPAVLAAVSSGGIVFAYLGFRQAVNLAGEAKNPTRDVPLAVAMAVGLAIVLYVCLQLVFVGSLPPQEIAKGWGHINFRSPFAEILLLLNIHWLAAIVFADAVISPSGTGLIYMTSTSRIINAQSLNGIFWKVFVKVDEKTGVPRYALWLSLILALIWTAPFPSWNKLVGVVSNAIVLTYMIGPVSAVSLRKFAPNLYRPFKAEPITLISLIAFIVCTLLIDWSGWSNVSVLIAVDLIAFLLYFYFVATRDELKKDLGKNVRSGIWLICYMLFVALMSYIGSKHFEGLGIIEYPFDQFILILVSIVFFFWAVNSAHYTDDIKEIVEERGDEVSKFAAK encoded by the coding sequence TTGAAGTCAAAACTAAAAAAGGAGCTAAATCTTCTAGATCTAACTATGTTAGGCCTGGGTGGAATAGTAGGTTCTGGCTGGCTTTTTGCTTCACAAAAAGCAGCCAATCTTGCTGGGCCTGCTGCAGTTTTTGCATGGGTAATTGGTGGAATTTGTGTATTTTTTATTGCTTTAGTTTATGCTGAGCTTTCAGGAATGCTTCCAGAATCGGGCTCTTTGATTCGATACCCACAATATACCCACGGGAACTTTGTGAGCTATGCTTTGGCTGTTGCATTAATTATAGGTGACTCTTCAGTTATAGCCATTGAAGCTCTTGCAACAGTTCAGTTTGCAAGTTCCTATTTGCCATTTTTGTACAATAATCATCAAGTAACATTTGTAGGTTGGCTGTTTACGATGGGTGTAATAGTAATTTATTTCTTGTTAAACTACTGGAGTATAAGAATTGCTGGCAAAACTAATACAATTATTACGATATTTAAGTTTTTTACTCCAACTGCAACGGTGTTAGTTTTGTTTACCTGCTTTAACCCAGCAAATCTTACTCAACATGGAGGATTTGCCCCATTTGGATTTCCTGCTGTTTTGGCTGCCGTTTCAAGTGGCGGTATAGTTTTTGCATACTTAGGATTTAGACAGGCTGTAAACCTTGCAGGAGAGGCGAAAAATCCAACAAGGGATGTTCCACTAGCTGTAGCTATGGCTGTAGGGCTAGCAATAGTATTGTACGTTTGTTTGCAGTTGGTATTTGTAGGGTCTTTGCCTCCCCAAGAGATTGCAAAGGGTTGGGGACATATTAATTTCAGATCGCCTTTTGCTGAAATACTACTATTGTTGAACATTCATTGGTTAGCTGCTATAGTATTTGCCGATGCTGTAATATCTCCTTCTGGCACGGGTCTAATCTACATGACTTCAACGTCAAGAATTATAAACGCTCAATCGCTAAACGGTATTTTCTGGAAGGTATTTGTAAAAGTTGATGAAAAGACTGGCGTTCCGAGATATGCCCTCTGGCTAAGCTTGATTTTAGCTTTAATATGGACTGCTCCTTTCCCATCATGGAATAAATTAGTAGGTGTTGTTTCAAACGCAATTGTGTTGACTTATATGATTGGTCCTGTAAGTGCGGTAAGTCTTAGAAAATTTGCTCCAAATCTTTATAGGCCATTTAAAGCTGAACCTATAACCCTTATATCTTTGATAGCATTCATTGTGTGTACTCTTCTCATAGACTGGAGTGGATGGTCAAACGTTTCAGTTCTAATTGCTGTAGACTTGATTGCATTTTTGCTTTATTTCTATTTTGTAGCTACCAGAGATGAGCTGAAGAAGGATCTTGGCAAGAATGTAAGGTCAGGGATATGGCTTATATGTTACATGCTTTTTGTTGCCCTTATGAGCTACATTGGAAGTAAGCACTTTGAAGGACTCGGAATCATAGAATATCCGTTTGATCAATTTATATTAATTCTTGTATCTATAGTTTTCTTCTTCTGGGCTGTAAATAGTGCACATTATACTGATGACATAAAGGAAATAGTAGAAGAAAGAGGTGACGAAGTATCAAAATTTGCTGCAAAATAG
- a CDS encoding MFS transporter, producing the protein MSKTNFRWVIIGLVFFITVINYVDRSAIAFAMPILSKLFHLSPEDIGLTLGAFNIGYALMVFVGGLLVDNWGARKVWFWGALIWSASIFSTAFATGLAYLFIVRLLLGLAEGPNFPAMNRVVGDWLPLKERSTALANGLVAVPFALMIGGPIVTSLSTLFGWQVMFMILGIVGMIWAPVWLYFFRNFPERSKFVNDAELAYIREEANVDRNRTSLEIRREHTKVPKGLWKFLLTNPTLLSNDWAFFVFGYNLFFFMGWLPTFLDKTYHMNVMKIGLFTVLPWALATILLFLDGRLSDRILAATKSLRKARSHPIWISQLLSGLSLIPIMLYHDVNIAMIFIALAVGLGMAANPNYYATNIDVIRQRSGTALGIMDFGFAVAGLIASTLTGLIVQVTGSFVGAFGFLLFLNLTSVVGVLLFHHPDREQFKA; encoded by the coding sequence ATGAGCAAGACGAATTTCAGGTGGGTAATTATCGGTTTAGTCTTTTTTATTACAGTTATTAACTATGTAGACAGAAGTGCAATTGCATTTGCAATGCCAATTTTGAGTAAATTATTTCATTTGAGTCCAGAGGACATCGGTTTAACTTTGGGAGCTTTTAATATTGGCTATGCTTTGATGGTGTTTGTGGGTGGATTGCTTGTTGATAATTGGGGAGCTAGAAAGGTTTGGTTTTGGGGAGCACTAATTTGGTCGGCAAGCATATTTTCAACAGCTTTTGCAACAGGATTAGCATATCTTTTTATTGTGAGACTACTTCTTGGTTTGGCCGAAGGCCCAAACTTTCCTGCAATGAATAGGGTAGTAGGCGATTGGCTTCCACTAAAAGAAAGGTCTACTGCTTTAGCAAATGGTTTGGTTGCTGTTCCTTTCGCACTAATGATTGGTGGACCAATAGTTACATCTCTTTCAACATTATTTGGATGGCAAGTTATGTTTATGATTCTTGGTATTGTAGGTATGATTTGGGCACCTGTTTGGCTTTATTTCTTTAGAAACTTTCCAGAAAGGTCAAAATTTGTAAACGATGCAGAGCTAGCTTATATTAGAGAAGAAGCTAATGTTGATAGAAATAGAACAAGCCTTGAGATTAGGCGCGAACACACTAAGGTACCAAAAGGTCTTTGGAAATTTTTACTTACTAATCCCACGCTTTTATCTAACGATTGGGCCTTTTTTGTATTTGGTTATAATTTGTTTTTCTTTATGGGATGGTTACCGACATTTTTGGATAAGACTTATCACATGAATGTTATGAAAATTGGCTTATTTACGGTTTTGCCATGGGCTTTAGCTACAATTTTGTTGTTCCTTGATGGCAGGCTTTCTGACAGGATACTTGCAGCTACGAAGAGTCTAAGAAAAGCTCGCTCACATCCAATCTGGATAAGTCAACTTTTAAGTGGTTTAAGCCTTATTCCTATCATGCTTTATCACGATGTAAATATTGCGATGATATTTATTGCTTTGGCGGTTGGATTGGGTATGGCTGCAAATCCAAATTATTACGCTACGAACATTGACGTCATAAGACAAAGATCAGGAACGGCACTTGGAATAATGGATTTTGGGTTTGCTGTAGCAGGACTTATTGCATCTACTTTGACAGGTTTGATCGTTCAGGTTACAGGTTCCTTTGTAGGTGCTTTTGGATTTTTGCTATTTCTTAACCTTACATCAGTGGTTGGTGTACTCTTGTTTCATCATCCGGATAGAGAACAATTTAAGGCTTAA
- a CDS encoding DUF3373 family protein gives MRKLAFVFLLASLLASLAVPAMAGPFSDVPANSWAYKAVQDLAAKGLVIGYGDSTFRGERTATRYEMAMVVARMLDTYEKGQNAQDQKIQLNANDIATLMKLAEEFKSELASLNVRVAALEKKAALDTVNFTGDARFRFGSEKATYYKLASVWRGDVWNVYPVVTSNASQNGFITLGVTDYNPATTEFPDQKNNTFMRYRVRLNVAAPVADNISFNARLTMEKNAGVNSNGSSNSNPIYASLTGYNDDSNTLYVERSYITWTLNPYPVTFVLGRLPTMDSGAYYSNLFMDTGTEGGMVVFDLSNMLPSTSVSAAWVKLFDAGSITSSQEESGLKDKDVYILNLKTKLFDAIGLEADYGNINKFNCFGGLDYSINYGNNNILNFISNYPPLTYGKFNWWAIIANWNIYNVNMWAGYNGTSIDMPSYDVSGDRLMGVNSVNGGAFRIGATIPLPVGAITGDFWFGNNKWYNPMIINTMGSTDYKDYYNVYYTLPIAKNATLTLNYDYWKGKKPYNSDFVNGWYYTFNPDQVDKDQRYYIQMDVKF, from the coding sequence ATGAGAAAATTAGCTTTTGTCTTTTTATTAGCATCACTTCTCGCCTCCCTTGCAGTTCCAGCTATGGCAGGACCATTCTCAGATGTACCAGCTAATTCCTGGGCATACAAAGCAGTGCAAGATTTAGCAGCAAAAGGATTGGTCATTGGTTATGGCGACTCAACTTTTAGAGGCGAAAGAACAGCCACTCGTTATGAGATGGCAATGGTAGTTGCAAGAATGCTCGACACCTATGAAAAAGGTCAAAACGCTCAGGATCAAAAGATCCAGTTAAATGCTAACGACATCGCAACACTTATGAAGTTAGCAGAAGAGTTTAAATCAGAGCTTGCATCGCTAAACGTCAGAGTTGCAGCACTTGAGAAAAAAGCAGCTCTTGACACTGTGAACTTCACAGGAGATGCAAGATTTAGATTTGGCAGCGAAAAGGCGACATATTATAAGCTTGCATCAGTTTGGCGTGGTGATGTGTGGAATGTATATCCTGTAGTTACTTCAAATGCTTCTCAAAATGGATTTATTACGCTTGGTGTAACTGATTATAATCCAGCTACAACTGAATTTCCTGATCAAAAGAACAATACCTTTATGCGTTATAGAGTTAGATTAAACGTTGCAGCGCCGGTTGCAGACAACATATCATTTAACGCAAGGCTTACTATGGAGAAGAATGCTGGAGTAAACAGCAACGGATCTTCTAATAGCAATCCAATTTATGCATCTCTTACCGGTTATAACGACGATAGCAACACTCTTTATGTAGAGAGATCTTACATCACATGGACTCTTAACCCATATCCTGTAACCTTCGTCCTTGGCAGACTTCCTACTATGGATTCAGGAGCATATTACAGCAACCTATTTATGGACACAGGCACAGAGGGTGGAATGGTGGTATTCGATCTTAGCAATATGCTACCATCCACCTCAGTTTCTGCAGCATGGGTCAAGCTCTTTGATGCAGGCTCTATTACCTCTTCACAAGAGGAGAGCGGTCTTAAAGACAAAGATGTGTATATCTTGAACCTCAAGACGAAGCTCTTTGACGCTATTGGTTTAGAAGCAGACTACGGCAATATTAATAAATTTAACTGTTTTGGCGGCTTGGATTATTCTATTAATTATGGAAATAATAATATATTAAACTTTATTTCTAATTACCCACCTCTTACATATGGAAAATTCAATTGGTGGGCAATAATAGCTAACTGGAATATTTATAACGTAAATATGTGGGCAGGATACAATGGTACTTCAATTGATATGCCAAGCTATGATGTGAGTGGAGATCGTTTGATGGGAGTTAACTCTGTAAATGGCGGAGCATTCAGAATAGGCGCTACCATTCCTCTTCCAGTAGGAGCTATTACAGGCGACTTCTGGTTCGGTAACAACAAGTGGTACAATCCGATGATAATCAATACTATGGGCTCAACTGATTACAAAGACTACTACAACGTCTACTACACGCTCCCAATAGCAAAAAACGCAACCTTAACTCTTAACTACGACTATTGGAAAGGCAAGAAGCCATATAATTCTGATTTTGTGAACGGTTGGTATTATACCTTCAACCCAGACCAAGTTGATAAGGATCAAAGATACTATATTCAGATGGACGTAAAGTTCTAA